One window of Acipenser ruthenus chromosome 45, fAciRut3.2 maternal haplotype, whole genome shotgun sequence genomic DNA carries:
- the LOC117401029 gene encoding KAT8 regulatory NSL complex subunit 2 isoform X2 — protein sequence MSHTSVGMNRIRIHVLPPNRGRLAAAASRQQEPLACSFTPRLCSHPRLEGLEYCIKHILEDKNAPYKQCSYVSSKNGRRCPNAGPKPEKKDGVAFCTEHARRNALALQAQTRKVSSGPSPELLLSQLSGYAKTELGSPGQDCSRSEASRILDEDSWSEEEQEPLAVDQTWRGDPDSEADSIDSDHEDPLKHAGVFTAEEVALITREKLIRLQSLYIDQFKRLQHLLREKKRRYLHSRRVEHETIGSSLLTGPEGVSVKERENLKKLKALRRYRKRYGVEALLHRQLKERRLAASERASQQAHTTRSSQRCISFVEGLRCANQCLPMTRHCISHIYQDSNQVLFKMCPGITEIPCDQPVHMGQSEDPRCPLHLQLPSPMHKPEPEPLAPEQLDPGPLDLYLSVAELQPTENLPLEFSDDLDVVGDGFQCPPSPLLFDTALALEDRSIREIAEAPMDILASEEAAVAMPTLDEDHMEIQNQVNSQSCEQTAGASEETAAVPSVSTPLTAPSVTNGNTGPAAAP from the exons ATGAGCCATACta GTGTGGGAATGAACCGGATACGGATCCACGTTTTACCCCcgaaccgggggcgcctcgctgcCGCCGCCTCCAGACAGCAGGAGCCCCTGGCGTGCTCGTTCACCCCGCGGCTCTGCTCGCACCCCCGGCTCGAGGGTCTGGAGTACTGCATCAAACACATCCTGGAGGACAAGAACGCCCCTTACAAGCAGTGCAGCTACGTCTCCAGCAAGAACGGCAGGCGGTGCCCCAACGCCGGCCCCAAACCCGAGAAGAAAGACGG AGTGGCGTTCTGCACGGAACACGCTCGCAGGAACGCGCTGGCTCTGCAGGCGCAGACGAGGAAGGTTTCGTCGGGACCCTCTCCGGAGCTGCTCCTGTCTCAGCTGAGCGGGTACGCCAAGACCGAGCTGGGCTCCCCAGGGCAGGACTGCAGCCGCAGCGAAGCCAGCAGGATACTGG ATGAAGACAGCTGGAGCGAGGAGGAGCAGGAGCCCCTTGCGGTAGATCAAACCTGGCGAGGGGACCCCGACAGCGAGGCGGACAGCATAGACAGCGACCACGAGGACCCCCTCAA GCATGCGGGAGTGTTCACTGCGGAGGAAGTGGCCTTGATCACCAGGGAGAAGCTGATCCGCCTGCAGTCTCTCTACATCGACCAGTTCAAACGCCTGCAGCACCTCCTGAGAGAGAAGAAGCGCAGGTACCTGCACAGCCGCAGGGTGGAGCACGAGACCATAG GCAGCAGTCTGCTGACCGGACCCGAGGGAGTGTCTGTGAAGGAGCGTGAGAACCTGAAGAAGCTGAAAGCCTTGCGCCGTTACCGCAAGCGCTACGGCGTGGAGGCCCTGCTGCACCGGCAGCTGAAGGAACGCAGGCTCGCTGCCTCCGAGAGGGCTTCCCAGCAG GCACACACCACTCGTTCCAGTCAGAGGTGCATCTCCTTTGTTGAGGGGCTTCGCTGCGCTAACCAGTGTCTGCCGATGACCAGACACTGCATCTCTC ACATCTACCAGGACAGTAACCAGGTTCTGTTCAAGATGTGCCCGGGCATCACGGAGATACCCTGCGACCAGCCTGTGCACATGGGGCAGTCCGAGGACCCGCGCTGCCCCCTGCACCTGCAGCTGCCCTCCCCCATGCACAAGCCCGAGCCGGAGCCCCTGGCTCCAGAGCAGCTGGACCCCGGGCCCCTGGACCTGTATCTGAGTGTGGCTGAGCTACAGCCCACCGAGAACCTGCCTCTGGAGTTCAGCGAC GATCTGGATGTGGTCGGCGATGGGTTTCAGTGCCCTCCCTCTCCGTTGCTGTTCGACACCGCGCTGGCGCTGGAGGACCGGTCCATCAGAGAGATCGCCGAGGCGCCCATGGATATCCTGGCCAGCGAGGAGGCAGCCGTCGCCATGCCAACGCTGGATGAGGATCACATGGAAATCCAGAACCAG GTGAATTCTCAGTCTTGTGAGCAAACAGCTGGAGCCAGTGAGGAGACTGCGGCTGTGCCTTCTGTATCAACACCGCTGACAGCTCCTTCAGTAACCAACGGCAACACAGGACCTGCAGCAGCCCCCTGA
- the LOC117401029 gene encoding KAT8 regulatory NSL complex subunit 2 isoform X3, protein MNRIRIHVLPPNRGRLAAAASRQQEPLACSFTPRLCSHPRLEGLEYCIKHILEDKNAPYKQCSYVSSKNGRRCPNAGPKPEKKDGVAFCTEHARRNALALQAQTRKVSSGPSPELLLSQLSGYAKTELGSPGQDCSRSEASRILDEDSWSEEEQEPLAVDQTWRGDPDSEADSIDSDHEDPLKHAGVFTAEEVALITREKLIRLQSLYIDQFKRLQHLLREKKRRYLHSRRVEHETIGSSLLTGPEGVSVKERENLKKLKALRRYRKRYGVEALLHRQLKERRLAASERASQQAHTTRSSQRCISFVEGLRCANQCLPMTRHCISHIYQDSNQVLFKMCPGITEIPCDQPVHMGQSEDPRCPLHLQLPSPMHKPEPEPLAPEQLDPGPLDLYLSVAELQPTENLPLEFSDDLDVVGDGFQCPPSPLLFDTALALEDRSIREIAEAPMDILASEEAAVAMPTLDEDHMEIQNQVNSQSCEQTAGASEETAAVPSVSTPLTAPSVTNGNTGPAAAP, encoded by the exons ATGAACCGGATACGGATCCACGTTTTACCCCcgaaccgggggcgcctcgctgcCGCCGCCTCCAGACAGCAGGAGCCCCTGGCGTGCTCGTTCACCCCGCGGCTCTGCTCGCACCCCCGGCTCGAGGGTCTGGAGTACTGCATCAAACACATCCTGGAGGACAAGAACGCCCCTTACAAGCAGTGCAGCTACGTCTCCAGCAAGAACGGCAGGCGGTGCCCCAACGCCGGCCCCAAACCCGAGAAGAAAGACGG AGTGGCGTTCTGCACGGAACACGCTCGCAGGAACGCGCTGGCTCTGCAGGCGCAGACGAGGAAGGTTTCGTCGGGACCCTCTCCGGAGCTGCTCCTGTCTCAGCTGAGCGGGTACGCCAAGACCGAGCTGGGCTCCCCAGGGCAGGACTGCAGCCGCAGCGAAGCCAGCAGGATACTGG ATGAAGACAGCTGGAGCGAGGAGGAGCAGGAGCCCCTTGCGGTAGATCAAACCTGGCGAGGGGACCCCGACAGCGAGGCGGACAGCATAGACAGCGACCACGAGGACCCCCTCAA GCATGCGGGAGTGTTCACTGCGGAGGAAGTGGCCTTGATCACCAGGGAGAAGCTGATCCGCCTGCAGTCTCTCTACATCGACCAGTTCAAACGCCTGCAGCACCTCCTGAGAGAGAAGAAGCGCAGGTACCTGCACAGCCGCAGGGTGGAGCACGAGACCATAG GCAGCAGTCTGCTGACCGGACCCGAGGGAGTGTCTGTGAAGGAGCGTGAGAACCTGAAGAAGCTGAAAGCCTTGCGCCGTTACCGCAAGCGCTACGGCGTGGAGGCCCTGCTGCACCGGCAGCTGAAGGAACGCAGGCTCGCTGCCTCCGAGAGGGCTTCCCAGCAG GCACACACCACTCGTTCCAGTCAGAGGTGCATCTCCTTTGTTGAGGGGCTTCGCTGCGCTAACCAGTGTCTGCCGATGACCAGACACTGCATCTCTC ACATCTACCAGGACAGTAACCAGGTTCTGTTCAAGATGTGCCCGGGCATCACGGAGATACCCTGCGACCAGCCTGTGCACATGGGGCAGTCCGAGGACCCGCGCTGCCCCCTGCACCTGCAGCTGCCCTCCCCCATGCACAAGCCCGAGCCGGAGCCCCTGGCTCCAGAGCAGCTGGACCCCGGGCCCCTGGACCTGTATCTGAGTGTGGCTGAGCTACAGCCCACCGAGAACCTGCCTCTGGAGTTCAGCGAC GATCTGGATGTGGTCGGCGATGGGTTTCAGTGCCCTCCCTCTCCGTTGCTGTTCGACACCGCGCTGGCGCTGGAGGACCGGTCCATCAGAGAGATCGCCGAGGCGCCCATGGATATCCTGGCCAGCGAGGAGGCAGCCGTCGCCATGCCAACGCTGGATGAGGATCACATGGAAATCCAGAACCAG GTGAATTCTCAGTCTTGTGAGCAAACAGCTGGAGCCAGTGAGGAGACTGCGGCTGTGCCTTCTGTATCAACACCGCTGACAGCTCCTTCAGTAACCAACGGCAACACAGGACCTGCAGCAGCCCCCTGA
- the LOC117401029 gene encoding KAT8 regulatory NSL complex subunit 2 isoform X1 has protein sequence MADLFCVFGAKRRSSDCTPALLMLFTIEEVSSKRCKRVGMNRIRIHVLPPNRGRLAAAASRQQEPLACSFTPRLCSHPRLEGLEYCIKHILEDKNAPYKQCSYVSSKNGRRCPNAGPKPEKKDGVAFCTEHARRNALALQAQTRKVSSGPSPELLLSQLSGYAKTELGSPGQDCSRSEASRILDEDSWSEEEQEPLAVDQTWRGDPDSEADSIDSDHEDPLKHAGVFTAEEVALITREKLIRLQSLYIDQFKRLQHLLREKKRRYLHSRRVEHETIGSSLLTGPEGVSVKERENLKKLKALRRYRKRYGVEALLHRQLKERRLAASERASQQAHTTRSSQRCISFVEGLRCANQCLPMTRHCISHIYQDSNQVLFKMCPGITEIPCDQPVHMGQSEDPRCPLHLQLPSPMHKPEPEPLAPEQLDPGPLDLYLSVAELQPTENLPLEFSDDLDVVGDGFQCPPSPLLFDTALALEDRSIREIAEAPMDILASEEAAVAMPTLDEDHMEIQNQVNSQSCEQTAGASEETAAVPSVSTPLTAPSVTNGNTGPAAAP, from the exons ATGGCtgacttgttttgtgtgtttggcGCGAAGAGGCGGTCTTCAGACTGCACGCCAGCATTGCTTATGCTCTTCACTATCGAAGAAGTTTCCTCCAAGCGATGTAAAC GTGTGGGAATGAACCGGATACGGATCCACGTTTTACCCCcgaaccgggggcgcctcgctgcCGCCGCCTCCAGACAGCAGGAGCCCCTGGCGTGCTCGTTCACCCCGCGGCTCTGCTCGCACCCCCGGCTCGAGGGTCTGGAGTACTGCATCAAACACATCCTGGAGGACAAGAACGCCCCTTACAAGCAGTGCAGCTACGTCTCCAGCAAGAACGGCAGGCGGTGCCCCAACGCCGGCCCCAAACCCGAGAAGAAAGACGG AGTGGCGTTCTGCACGGAACACGCTCGCAGGAACGCGCTGGCTCTGCAGGCGCAGACGAGGAAGGTTTCGTCGGGACCCTCTCCGGAGCTGCTCCTGTCTCAGCTGAGCGGGTACGCCAAGACCGAGCTGGGCTCCCCAGGGCAGGACTGCAGCCGCAGCGAAGCCAGCAGGATACTGG ATGAAGACAGCTGGAGCGAGGAGGAGCAGGAGCCCCTTGCGGTAGATCAAACCTGGCGAGGGGACCCCGACAGCGAGGCGGACAGCATAGACAGCGACCACGAGGACCCCCTCAA GCATGCGGGAGTGTTCACTGCGGAGGAAGTGGCCTTGATCACCAGGGAGAAGCTGATCCGCCTGCAGTCTCTCTACATCGACCAGTTCAAACGCCTGCAGCACCTCCTGAGAGAGAAGAAGCGCAGGTACCTGCACAGCCGCAGGGTGGAGCACGAGACCATAG GCAGCAGTCTGCTGACCGGACCCGAGGGAGTGTCTGTGAAGGAGCGTGAGAACCTGAAGAAGCTGAAAGCCTTGCGCCGTTACCGCAAGCGCTACGGCGTGGAGGCCCTGCTGCACCGGCAGCTGAAGGAACGCAGGCTCGCTGCCTCCGAGAGGGCTTCCCAGCAG GCACACACCACTCGTTCCAGTCAGAGGTGCATCTCCTTTGTTGAGGGGCTTCGCTGCGCTAACCAGTGTCTGCCGATGACCAGACACTGCATCTCTC ACATCTACCAGGACAGTAACCAGGTTCTGTTCAAGATGTGCCCGGGCATCACGGAGATACCCTGCGACCAGCCTGTGCACATGGGGCAGTCCGAGGACCCGCGCTGCCCCCTGCACCTGCAGCTGCCCTCCCCCATGCACAAGCCCGAGCCGGAGCCCCTGGCTCCAGAGCAGCTGGACCCCGGGCCCCTGGACCTGTATCTGAGTGTGGCTGAGCTACAGCCCACCGAGAACCTGCCTCTGGAGTTCAGCGAC GATCTGGATGTGGTCGGCGATGGGTTTCAGTGCCCTCCCTCTCCGTTGCTGTTCGACACCGCGCTGGCGCTGGAGGACCGGTCCATCAGAGAGATCGCCGAGGCGCCCATGGATATCCTGGCCAGCGAGGAGGCAGCCGTCGCCATGCCAACGCTGGATGAGGATCACATGGAAATCCAGAACCAG GTGAATTCTCAGTCTTGTGAGCAAACAGCTGGAGCCAGTGAGGAGACTGCGGCTGTGCCTTCTGTATCAACACCGCTGACAGCTCCTTCAGTAACCAACGGCAACACAGGACCTGCAGCAGCCCCCTGA